The Lepus europaeus isolate LE1 chromosome 6, mLepTim1.pri, whole genome shotgun sequence genome includes a window with the following:
- the C6H13orf46 gene encoding uncharacterized protein C13orf46 homolog: MEKDPAAAHRRHRPGPGALPSGGRAASEGPELQRSRSVGGLHQKGDPPSRVRKVPKNLESEEQGKEPQSHAEDAGCQANLEEDRKERSQDAPRTRGCESGKRDPEAEKSDSEASTNEEQEGEPTEGHAQEAQKPSVFVEIDLGDHAEEMTSCTLREEKQSPMDPDLFEDETRTSWVCCIPYTTKRKVKDSA, encoded by the exons ATGGAGAAGGACCCAGCCGCGGCACACAGGAGGCACCGGCCTGGCCCTGGTGCCCTCCCCTCggggggcagggcagccagcGAGGGGCCTGAGCTCCAAAGGAGCAGGAGCGTGGGTGGCCTGCACCAGAAGGGGGACCCCCCGAGCCGTGTCAGGAAGGTGCCCAAGAACCTGG AGTCTGAAGAGCAGGGGAAAGAGCCGCAGAGCCACGCAGAAGACGCTGGCTG TCAGGCCAACCTGGAGGAGGACAGgaaggagcggagccaggacgcCCCCAGGACTCGGGGCTGCGAGAGTGGGAAGAGAGACCCGGAGGCGGAGAAGAGCGACTCGGAGGCCAGCACCAACGAGGAGCAGGAGGGGGAGCCCACGGAGGGGCACGCCCAGGAGGCCCAG AAACCATCTGTGTTTGTGGAGATTGACCTGGGAGACCACGCCGAGGAG ATGACCTCCTGCACcctgagagaagagaagcagtccCCGATGGACCCAGACTTGTTTGAGGACGA GACGAGGACCAGCTGGGTGTGCTGCATCCCATACACCACCAAGAGGAAGGTGAAGGACAGTGCCTAA